Genomic segment of Sulfurimonas sp.:
ACATTTGAATATGTTCACCAATTCCTGCACCTGTATCTATGATCATCACATCAAGCTTATCTAAAATCTCAGCCTCTTGCATAAATCTTTCAAACAACTCTTTATCTGCATATTTTAAAATCTCATCACCGCTCTCACCAGGAATTAAAATAAGATTTCTAGTTACAGGTATAAGAATATCTTGGACAGTTGCTTCACCTTTTAGTACATGTAAAATATTTTTTTTAATTTTTACATTATACATTACGTCTAAATTTGCCAACCCTATATCTGCATCAAAAATACCGACATTTAATCCACTTTTTGAAAGCATATATGCAAGATTAGAGCTTATAGTACTTTTTCCTACACCGCCTTTACCACTTGTAATAGCTACAAAACGGGTATTACGAGATCTTTTTTTAGATGATGATGCTACTAATTCTTCTAGTTTCTCAGCCTGATGTCCCATCATGCTTTGCTCCTGTTGAATCCGTTAAGCATACATTCTACTAAAAACTCACTTGTTGCACATACAAGATCTTCAGGTACCTCTTGTCCTACTGAGAAATAACTGATCGGCTTTTTAGTCTCATAAGCAAGTGAAAAGATATTTCCATAGCCTTTAGTTTCATCTAGTTTTGTAAACATCAATGTATCTACACCTAAAGATGAAAAATTCTCATAAGTAACCAGCATATCTTCATATTTAATAGAACTAGGCATAGTTAAAACTACATCAA
This window contains:
- a CDS encoding P-loop NTPase, with protein sequence MMGHQAEKLEELVASSSKKRSRNTRFVAITSGKGGVGKSTISSNLAYMLSKSGLNVGIFDADIGLANLDVMYNVKIKKNILHVLKGEATVQDILIPVTRNLILIPGESGDEILKYADKELFERFMQEAEILDKLDVMIIDTGAGIGEHIQMFLNAADDVIVVTVPDPAAITDAYATVKTISSLRNDIGMILNQVKSEKEAMAIFGKIRQVAHSNISPNLNLEFYGKLNEDVKVSSSIKRRELFCVSAENSSVYKDLEQIANKIIRKLERNVLVSADESGLSGLFKRLMQHF